A single genomic interval of Brevundimonas diminuta harbors:
- a CDS encoding TetR/AcrR family transcriptional regulator: protein MADTTNKLGHKIGARGGRTRQAILDATQRLLNERHYGEIRVADLALAAGVSPSNFYTYFKTVEEPVLALCEVAATDFQGLAAHFQADWPGDKAFVIARAFILDVMSIWRSHGQVLRVEHMLADNGDAAFVESRVRRLRRLHLSIERRVAQAHASGLHPRDYNPRLASYQIASIAESTAASFDLLRRADTPEAILDTAAIIIVKLTTGR from the coding sequence ATGGCCGACACCACCAACAAGCTGGGCCACAAGATCGGTGCGCGAGGCGGCAGAACCCGCCAGGCGATTCTGGACGCGACCCAACGCCTGTTGAACGAGCGGCATTACGGTGAAATCCGCGTCGCCGATCTGGCCTTGGCCGCCGGTGTATCGCCTTCCAACTTCTACACCTATTTCAAGACGGTCGAAGAACCTGTTCTGGCGTTGTGCGAGGTCGCCGCGACGGATTTTCAGGGGCTGGCGGCGCATTTCCAGGCCGACTGGCCGGGCGACAAGGCCTTCGTCATCGCGCGCGCCTTCATTCTGGATGTGATGTCCATCTGGCGCAGCCACGGTCAGGTGCTGCGTGTCGAACATATGCTGGCCGACAATGGCGACGCCGCCTTCGTCGAAAGCCGGGTGCGCCGTTTGCGCCGGCTGCACTTGTCGATCGAACGCCGTGTGGCCCAGGCCCACGCCAGCGGCCTGCATCCCAGGGACTATAATCCGCGGCTCGCCTCGTACCAGATCGCCTCCATCGCGGAATCGACGGCGGCCAGTTTCGATCTGTTGCGGCGGGCCGATACGCCCGAAGCCATCCTGGATACGGCGGCCATCATTATCGTGAAG
- a CDS encoding mannitol dehydrogenase family protein: MSRLNPAVLKGLPADVAVPGYDRAQVKTGVVHLGIGAFHRAHQAVVFDDAIRSGDPRWGVLGASLRSPGVRDQLNPQDGLYTLVVRDGSEEHLRVIGACRGVLVGPEDPAALVAAMADADVHIVTLTVTEKGYRLDPTTGDLLLSDADVAADLVDIAAPRTAPGFIVAALQARRAAGRKPFTVISCDNLPHNGKRIRAGVIAMARRIDPSLADWIEAEGAFPQTMIDRIVPATTSDDIVRLTARLGAEDRGMVKAEPFTQWVIEDWFAGERPDFASLGVQLTDAVEPWEDAKLRLLNGAHSAIAYLGALSGYEHVHEVVAAPAFRAYVEALWDEAETTLNPPPGLDIPAYGEALMARFSNAALMHRTRQIAMDGSQKLPQRLLAGAAERLAAGQGIPAMALGVAAWMKWQSGVTETGEKVVVDDPLAARTSELLAGADTDQSRVSALLSLSAVFPPALAADDRFAAAVTSAYLSLSQNGAVEAARLVAE, from the coding sequence GTGAGCAGACTGAATCCAGCCGTTCTGAAGGGGCTGCCCGCCGACGTCGCCGTCCCCGGCTACGACCGCGCCCAGGTGAAGACGGGTGTCGTCCATCTGGGCATCGGCGCCTTCCACCGCGCCCACCAGGCAGTCGTGTTCGACGATGCGATCAGGTCGGGCGATCCGCGCTGGGGCGTGCTGGGGGCGTCGCTGCGATCGCCCGGCGTGCGCGATCAACTGAACCCGCAGGACGGGTTGTACACCCTGGTCGTGCGCGATGGGTCGGAGGAACATCTGCGCGTGATCGGAGCCTGTCGCGGCGTTCTGGTCGGGCCGGAAGACCCCGCCGCCCTGGTCGCCGCCATGGCCGACGCCGATGTCCATATCGTCACCCTGACTGTGACGGAAAAGGGCTATCGCCTCGATCCGACGACCGGCGACCTGCTTTTGAGCGACGCTGATGTCGCGGCCGATCTGGTTGATATCGCCGCGCCCCGTACCGCGCCTGGATTCATCGTCGCGGCGTTGCAGGCGCGACGGGCGGCGGGGCGGAAGCCCTTCACCGTCATCAGTTGCGACAACCTTCCCCACAACGGCAAGCGTATCCGTGCCGGGGTCATAGCCATGGCGCGCCGGATCGACCCGTCGCTGGCGGACTGGATCGAAGCCGAGGGCGCCTTCCCCCAGACGATGATCGATCGGATTGTCCCGGCGACCACCTCCGACGACATCGTTCGCCTGACCGCGCGTCTCGGAGCCGAGGACCGGGGCATGGTCAAGGCCGAACCCTTCACCCAGTGGGTGATCGAGGACTGGTTCGCCGGCGAGCGGCCGGACTTCGCCTCTCTCGGCGTGCAACTGACCGACGCGGTCGAGCCGTGGGAGGACGCCAAGCTGCGCCTTCTTAACGGCGCACACTCAGCCATCGCCTATCTGGGCGCCTTGTCGGGCTATGAACATGTCCACGAGGTTGTCGCGGCGCCGGCATTCCGCGCCTATGTCGAGGCCCTGTGGGACGAGGCCGAAACCACGCTGAACCCGCCGCCGGGTCTGGACATCCCCGCCTATGGCGAGGCGCTGATGGCCCGGTTCTCCAATGCGGCCCTGATGCATCGCACCCGCCAGATCGCCATGGACGGCTCGCAAAAGCTGCCTCAGCGCCTGCTGGCCGGCGCCGCCGAACGTCTGGCGGCCGGGCAGGGCATTCCGGCCATGGCCTTGGGCGTCGCCGCCTGGATGAAGTGGCAGTCGGGCGTGACCGAAACGGGCGAGAAGGTCGTCGTCGACGATCCTCTGGCGGCCAGGACCTCTGAACTGTTGGCTGGCGCCGACACTGATCAGTCGCGCGTTTCGGCCTTGCTGAGCCTGTCCGCCGTCTTCCCGCCCGCGCTGGCCGCTGACGACCGGTTCGCCGCAGCGGTCACGTCCGCCTATCTGTCGCTCAGCCAGAACGGCGCCGTCGAGGCCGCGCGTCTGGTCGCGGAGTAG
- the uxaC gene encoding glucuronate isomerase, with protein MVHPLKLNPDRLFPADADTRAIARRLYGEIKGLPIISPHGHTDPSWFALNEPFANPAELLITPDHYVFRMLHSQGMAMEDLGVPRADGGPVETDPRKIWRRFAENYHLFRGTPSRMWHDWVYAEAFGIDVRLSAETADHYYHLIDAALKTDAFRPRALFDRYNIEVLTTTESPLDTLEHHRTIAASGWKGRVLTAYRPDPVLDPEYEGFRDNLKILAEQTGRDTLSWDGYLQALRARRAFFIEMGATSTDHGHPTAFTADLPKPEAEALFRRVSTAPASAADAELFRGQMLTEMAAMSVEDGLVMQLHPGSFRNHSATVFNRFGRDKGCDIPTQTDYVRALKPLLDRFGSDRRLSLILFTLDETTYSRELAPLAGHYPALKLGPSWWFHDSPEGMRRFREQVTETAGFYNTVGFNDDTRAFLSIPARHDVARRMDCGFLAKLVVEHRMEEDEAHELAHALTYGLVKAAYKL; from the coding sequence ATGGTTCATCCGCTCAAACTGAACCCCGATCGCCTGTTTCCGGCGGACGCCGACACCCGGGCGATCGCGCGTCGTCTGTATGGTGAGATCAAGGGGCTGCCGATCATCAGCCCGCATGGCCATACGGACCCGAGCTGGTTTGCGTTGAACGAACCCTTCGCCAATCCGGCCGAACTTCTGATCACGCCCGACCACTATGTCTTTCGCATGCTGCACTCGCAGGGCATGGCGATGGAGGATCTGGGCGTGCCGCGCGCCGATGGCGGGCCGGTCGAGACCGATCCGCGCAAAATCTGGCGGCGCTTCGCCGAGAACTATCACCTGTTCCGGGGGACGCCTTCGCGGATGTGGCACGACTGGGTCTATGCCGAGGCCTTCGGCATCGACGTGCGCCTGTCGGCCGAGACGGCGGATCACTATTACCACCTGATCGATGCGGCCCTGAAGACCGACGCCTTCAGGCCGCGCGCCCTGTTCGATCGCTACAATATCGAGGTCCTGACCACGACCGAGAGCCCGCTGGACACGCTGGAGCATCACAGGACCATCGCAGCCTCGGGCTGGAAGGGACGGGTGCTGACCGCCTATCGTCCGGATCCGGTTCTGGATCCCGAATATGAAGGCTTCCGCGACAATCTGAAAATCCTGGCCGAACAGACCGGCCGGGACACGCTGAGCTGGGATGGATACCTGCAGGCCCTGCGCGCCCGCCGCGCCTTCTTCATCGAAATGGGCGCCACCTCGACCGATCACGGCCACCCGACAGCCTTCACTGCCGACCTGCCCAAGCCCGAAGCCGAGGCCCTGTTCCGGCGCGTCTCGACCGCCCCTGCCAGCGCCGCCGACGCTGAACTATTCCGCGGCCAGATGCTGACCGAAATGGCCGCCATGTCGGTCGAGGATGGTCTGGTGATGCAGCTTCACCCCGGCAGCTTCCGCAACCACTCGGCCACCGTCTTCAATCGCTTCGGCCGTGACAAGGGCTGCGATATCCCGACCCAGACCGATTACGTCCGCGCGCTGAAGCCGCTGCTGGATCGTTTCGGCTCGGACAGGCGTCTGTCTCTGATCCTATTCACCCTGGACGAGACCACATATAGCCGCGAACTTGCGCCGCTCGCCGGCCACTATCCGGCGCTGAAGTTGGGGCCCAGCTGGTGGTTCCACGACAGTCCCGAGGGGATGCGTCGCTTCCGCGAACAGGTCACCGAAACGGCCGGCTTCTACAATACGGTCGGCTTCAACGACGACACCCGCGCCTTCCTGTCCATACCCGCCCGCCACGACGTGGCGCGGCGCATGGACTGCGGCTTCCTGGCCAAACTGGTCGTCGAGCACCGGATGGAGGAGGACGAGGCGCACGAACTGGCCCACGCCCTGACCTATGGCCTGGTCAAAGCGGCCTACAAGCTGTGA